From a single Xyrauchen texanus isolate HMW12.3.18 chromosome 26, RBS_HiC_50CHRs, whole genome shotgun sequence genomic region:
- the LOC127619975 gene encoding peptidyl-prolyl cis-trans isomerase FKBP9-like, producing MTRLMLNMILLAFLVTFVACKAPPVPLDDIVIEKTSTPERCERAVKSGDFIRYHYIGMFPDGKKFDSSYDRGTTYNVFVGQKKLIAGMDKALLGMCVNARWMIKIPPHLAYGKEGYGDIIPPDSILHFDVLMLDIWNTEDKVQIQTYYKPGSCGRTVQVSDYVRYHYNGTLLDGTLFDSSHTRMRTYDTYVGIGWLIAGMDQGLLGMCVGEKRIITMPPVLGYGENGDGSDIPGQASLVFDVVLLDLHNPKDEINVEVQYLPDPCPRKSKVGDFMRYHYNGTLLDGTFFDSSYSRNRTYDTYIGKGYVIAGMDQGLLDVCTGERRRITIPPHLAYGEEGTGTKIPGSAVLVFDVHIIDFHNPSDKIEISSVKPENCSYNSKRGDFVKYHYNATLKDGTHIGSTHTFGKTYNVVLGAGQVVIGMEEGLLGMCVGEKRKLVIPPHLGYGEMGVDGEVPGSAVLVFDVEMMELEEGLPEGYMFVWNSDVSPDLFSEMDKNKDSQVDPNEFSDYILQQVEEGKGRLAPGFEAQRIIENMYGNQDRNKDGRITEDEFKLKADETATHDEL from the exons ATGACACGGTTAATGCTAAATATGATTCTTCTAGCTTTCCTAGTGACTTTCGTAGCGTGCAAAGCGCCGCCTGTACCGTTAGATGACATCGTTATAGAGAAGACTTCCACTCCGGAGCGCTGTGAGCGGGCGGTGAAATCGGGAGATTTCATTCGTTATCATTACATCGGCATGTTCCCCGATGGAAAGAAGTTTGACTCTAG TTATGACCGTGGAACCACCTATAATGTGTTTGTTGGTCAGAAGAAGTTGATTGCTGGGATGGACAAAGCTTTATTGGGCATGTGTGTTAATGCAAGATGGATGATCAAAATCCCTCCTCATCTTGCCTACGGGAAGGAAGGTTATG GTGACATCATCCCCCCAGATTCCATCCTTCACTTTGATGTGTTAATGTTAGACATTTGGAACACAGAGGACAAGGTGCAGATACAGACCTACTATAAGCCAGGGAGCTGCGGGCGCACTGTGCAAGTGTCTGATTATGTTCGTTACCACTATAATGGCACTCTGCTTGATGGCACGCTTTTCGACTCCAG TCACACACGCATGCGCACATATGACACTTATGTTGGGATTGGCTGGCTCATTGCGGGAATGGACCAGGGGCTTTTGGGAATGTGTGTGGGAGAAAAACGCATAATCACCATGCCACCTGTCCTTGGCTATGGAGAGAATGGCGATG GAAGTGACATCCCTGGTCAAGCCTCTCTGGTCTTTGATGTGGTTCTGCTGGACCTTCATAACCCCAAAGATGAAATCAATGTAGAGGTGCAATACCTTCCAGATCCCTGTCCACGCAAAAGCAAAGTTGGAGACTTCATGCGTTACCATTATAATGGAACCCTGCTGGACGGGACATTCTTCGACTCCAG TTACTCGAGGAATCGCACATATGACACATACATTGGTAAAGGGTATGTGATCGCGGGAATGGACCAGGGGCTCCTAGATGTGTGTACTGGAGAGCGCAGGAGGATAACTATCCCACCACACCTGGCATATGGAGAGGAGGGCACAG GAACTAAGATCCCTGGCTCAGCTGTGCTGGTGTTTGATGTCCACATTATTGATTTCCACAACCCATCTGACAAGATTGAGATCAGCAGTGTGAAGCCAGAGAATTGCTCCTACAATTCAAAACGTGGTGACTTTGTCAAATACCACTACAACGCTACTCTCAAGGATGGCACTCATATTGGCTCCAC GCACACCTTTGGCAaaacatataatgtggttcttggaGCTGGACAAGTGGTCATAGGCATGGAAGAAGGGCTTTTGGGAATGTGTGTTGGAGAGAAGCGCAAGCTAGTTATTCCACCTCACCTTGGCTATGGAGAGATGGGAGTTG ATGGGGAGGTCCCTGGCAGTGCTGTGCTGGTTTTTGATGTTGAGATGATGGAGCTGGAGGAGGGTCTTCCTGAGGGCTACATGTTTGTGTGGAACAGTGATGTCTCACCTGACCTTTTCAGTGAAATGGACAAGAACAAAGACTCACAAGTGGACCCTAATGAG TTTTCAGATTACATACTTCAGCAGGTGGAGGAGGGCAAAGGTCGTCTGGCACCAGGTTTTGAAGCTCAACGCATCATAGAGAACATGTACGGTAACCAGGACCGCAACAAGGATGGGCGAATCACAGAGGATGAGTTTAAACTCAAGGCAGATGAAACAGCCACTCATGATGAGTTATGA